The following proteins are encoded in a genomic region of Gemmatimonadota bacterium:
- a CDS encoding ABC transporter ATP-binding protein, whose translation MIRFENVTLRYAGAPNPAVTDVSFVGARGALTAVVGPNGSGKSTLVRALLGRLAPRPGTVTLDGVDLATLSRRAVARRLAVVPQREEPAFPLSVRDFIALGRYPHAGAWSVSSSDDRTAVHAAAERAEVQSFLDRDTDALSGGEWQRVRIARALAQGGDALVFDEPTAFLDIAHEMSVFELLGSLAHEGKAVLLVSHQLNLVARFASHIVLMHAGRVAAAGSPDDVMTDRDTLERVYDWPLLVRRDAVGGAPEIVPLRERGPR comes from the coding sequence GTGATTCGCTTTGAGAACGTCACGTTGCGCTACGCGGGCGCGCCGAACCCAGCGGTCACTGACGTTTCATTCGTGGGCGCCCGCGGCGCGCTCACGGCCGTGGTTGGCCCCAACGGCAGCGGCAAGAGCACGCTCGTGCGCGCGCTCCTCGGCCGCCTCGCGCCTCGGCCGGGCACGGTCACCCTCGACGGCGTGGATCTCGCGACCCTCTCCCGTCGCGCCGTCGCGCGCCGCCTTGCGGTGGTTCCGCAGCGCGAAGAACCGGCGTTTCCATTGAGCGTGCGCGACTTCATTGCCCTTGGCCGCTATCCGCATGCCGGCGCCTGGTCGGTGAGTTCCAGCGACGATCGCACCGCGGTACACGCGGCTGCGGAACGCGCGGAGGTTCAGTCGTTTCTGGATCGCGACACCGATGCGTTGAGTGGCGGCGAATGGCAACGCGTGCGCATCGCGCGCGCCCTCGCGCAGGGTGGCGACGCCCTCGTGTTCGACGAACCCACCGCTTTCCTCGACATCGCACACGAAATGTCGGTGTTCGAGTTGCTCGGATCACTGGCGCACGAGGGCAAGGCCGTCCTCCTCGTGAGTCATCAACTGAATCTCGTCGCGCGTTTTGCCTCGCACATTGTGCTTATGCACGCGGGGCGAGTGGCCGCGGCTGGGTCTCCAGACGACGTCATGACCGACCGCGACACCCTCGAGCGTGTGTACGACTGGCCCCTCCTCGTGCGGCGCGACGCCGTGGGTGGAGCGCCAGAGATTGTGCCCCTGCGCGAAAGAGGTCCCCGATGA